The segment AGAAGTAATGGCTTTAGGAAAAGAAAAGCTGAGTCGGAGTGATGTTATTGCGTTAGTCCAGCGAGTCACTCGCTAAACGCATCCAAAATTAACGCAACAGTTGATTTTAAGTCTCTCCTCGGAGAGATTATTTTTTTGCTCTCTCGTACTTGTGATGATAACAAAGGGATGGTTGATCATCCCTTTTTCTCGCCATCGTAATAACTATATCCTTCAGGAGTTTCAATCCCATTACTAGGATTCATTAAAAAGAAACTTATCGTATGTCCTCTATTCCTATCTTATCTTTTTAGTTTCAATCCCATTACTAGGATTCATTAAAAAGAAACACGCAAACAAAACCGGGAACACAATGGAATGCCGAGTTTCAATCCCATTACTAGGATTCATTAAAAAGAAACTAATGCTACTAATTCAAAGCTGACAGTAGAAGGCTCGTTTCAATCCCATTACTAGGATTCATTAAAAAGAAACCTGATTGTGATATGGTTGGTCAAATGATTAGCGAAGTTTCAATCCCATTACTAGGATTCATTAAAAAGAAACTCTTGATTGCTGAAACTCTCCCGTTAACTGGATATAAGTTTCAATCCCATTACTAGGATTCATTAAAAAGAAACCGTTCGACGGTAGGAATAAAGACTAAAACCGTGATGTTTCAATCCCATTACTAGGATTCATTAAAAAGAAACGATCATAACAATGGATTGGCTTTAGTTGAAGGACTGGTTTCAATCCCATTACTAGGATTCATTAAAAAGAAACGTTTATTCTATCCCCGTAACAGTTCCCCTCAAAAGGTTTCAATCCCATTACTAGGATTCATTAAAAAGAAACTGCGATCGCCCTAATCCAGTCCCCATAAGGATTGTGAGCTTAAATCTGACGGGACTCAAAAAATTGAGTGATTGAGAACATCAATTTTAGTGATAACCGAGAGGTGAAACAGCTACAACTCTTTAATTATCAAGGTTCTAGGGATCTGACGGGAGGCCAGGGATTTTGACCGCGCTTCGCCCCGTCAGAAATATCATAAAATGAGAGTGTCAACTTGTCTAGGCTTTTCTGAACCATAAGTCAGCGTTTTACGAACTGAACCCGCGTCCAGTATATAGATCCTAACAGAATCCTCATTAGGTTGAATCAAATTTTCCAGTTTTGACTGAAGATTAGCAAATTGGACAGCCGTTAAAAAACATTCAAACACACTAAGCTGAGTCCAATTACCATAACCGCAAAGCATTTCATAAAGTCGTTTTCGTCGTTTATTTCCTGCTTTGGTAGCGGGCAAATCGTAGATAATTAAATAAAACAAAGTATTCATCGTAAACTCAAAGATTTATAGGGAATATTTTCTTGTAAATAACGACTGAACAAACGAGCTTGTAATTCAATGGAACGTCGATAACTACATTGATAACCAAAGACTGGATGTTTAAACTCAGTATTTAATTTTCTTTCAAAAGCTTGTAAAAACGTTTTTCTTCCTGAATCTGATAAAAGATAAGCTCCTAAACTTTCGTTAAAATCTGTTGGTTTAATTTCTTTATGACTAATCACTGATAACACCAAACTATCCGCAATCAAAGGACGAAATTCTTCCATTAAATCTAGAACCATTGCAGGTTGTCCGCGAGTGGTTTCATGTAAATAACCAATATAAGGATCTAAACCAGCAATATGAACAGCCGCAGTGACTTGAACTCGTAATAAACCATAGGCAAAACTTAACAAAGCATTCACTGGATCAGTTGGAGGACGGCGATTTCTACCATTAAAATTCCATTGAGAATCTAAGATTAGTTTAAAGACATTAAAGTAGTCTTTAGCGGCTAATCCTTCAACCCCTCTTACTTGTTCTAGTGTTGTTTTTGATTTGACTAATTGTTTATGTTCTTTGAGAGGATTATCTTTTTGTTGATAACGATACAGAACGTGATATTGATTGTGAATTTTCCCTGTAACTACAGTTTTTACTAAGGCTAATCTTTGCTCTTCATTGTCATGAACATGATATTGCGCTAAACGTAACTGTCCATTACGAGAATAACCAGGAAGTGCGGAACCTAAATACTTACCAAAACACGATAAATAATGAACAGGAATACCTAATTCAAGGGCATAGCATAAGGCTTCACCAGTAATACTAGGATACCCTATTAAAACAATTTGTTCAACAGTTTGAGCGGGGATTAATTGTTTTTTCCAAGAACCATCTTCTTGCTTGAGTGCTACATGAAATGCTTCTTGTTTTTTGCTTAAAACAGCATCGGGTTGAGTTAAGTAAAGAATTGACATAATTGTGAGATAGATTAGAGTGAACAGTTAAATTAATCAGATATTAGAGAATTGCGTAGTTGTTTAACTTCTTTGGGTAGGCACATTGTTTTTAAGCTACAATCTCGACACTTTTTGGAATTATTAATAGGAGAAGGCATTTTTTGATTAACCAGTTCATGAGTGTGATGAATAGCTTGTTCAGTTGAACAACGTAATCGATCAGAAAAATCAACTCTTTGACGGCGACGGTTAGCATGATAAAATATCTCTCCATAAGTAATTATTTTTCCTGTTTTTTCTTCTAAACAAAGAGCAGCAGCACATAGTTGAAAATGATCATTAAGATGTTGACTCATTCGTCCTTTTTTATATTCAACAGGAACTAACGAGCTTTCTTTTTCTTCTACAGCATCAATAATACCTTTGATTTGTAAGCGATCGCTCCATACCCATTGTTGTCGATGAATAATAGTATCCTCTTCTTTAATAATGCCTTCTTGATTAATATTACGGTGTAAATGACGGCCAATAATAATATGTTCATTGTTAGCCATTTCTCCTAAAACATATTCCCAATAGAAGCGACGAGTACAATATTCAAAAGCGTTTAGATAAGCTAGGGGTAAATAATTATCAATCATTTTAGTAACCAATTATCAGTAAATAGTAAATAATAAATAATAAATAGTTATCAGTAAAGCGTTTAGCTAAACTTGAGTTTGATTAATCTTAGTGATCCATAATTTTACCTCTGTTATTCCAACGTTTAAGTGTTTACTAATAACTGAGTTTGTCCCATTCCCATAGTGGTTTTACGTCCCACACCAGCATAGAAAGCAAAGTGAGATAAAATAGAAGCAATGCGAGCTTGTTCGGTGTCTTTAAAACAATATTTAACCCATCCTTGACTGCCTATTTCTGCACCTCCTTCCATTTTTAACGCATGGGTTTTTAGTTCAAAAGCAGAGACAAAACTCTGCCATTGAATTTCTGGAAACTTTAATTCTTGTGGTGCAAAATGATTCCATTTTCTGAGTAAGCTATTAAATACTAATTCAGGCAAAGGAAATGGTTGAACACCTTGTATTTGCTTAAAACTGGTAGGGGATAAAAACTTTAGTTGAATCTCAGTCATTGTAGGAGAATAAAGAGCAAGGGAATAATAATCTGTCAATTGACTAAGTTTATGACTTTGGGGCATACTATAAACCTGACGAATGATAAAAGGAAATTTACCGAGTTCTAATGTTTGTGTTTCTTGTGCCTCAATTCCTTTTAAAAGAGGTTTAATTAAACTAGGTTGTAAAACACCAATGCGTAGTAAAAAATAATCTCCTAGTAAAGAATACGGTTGACGACGATTACCTATTAAACCAGATAGACAAAGGGGAGATATTTGACTGTCATGGATTTGATTTGCTAATTGAGAATCAGCCAAACTCAACCAATTTAATACACAAGCATGAATGGCTCTACTTAATGTTGCTGGTAGTTTTCCTTGTTTTGCTACTCCCAATTCAATGACTAAAGATTGCAATTGGTATTTATGAAGCTGAGGCAATATATCCTGCACCATAATTAACTCCTAATGGTAAACAAATTTGTTGAGGTAAATCAGTTAAATCTGATGGGCAATCATTCCAATTGTTTTTATTGATTTTAGAATAATTACCTTGTAATTGTGCTTGAGAAACCAAACTAACTGGAGGCATTACAATACGATTATAGAGTAATAATTCCTGATTAAACGGTAAATCAATAGGGTTTAAGGGATGATCACAAAGATATGTTCCTGAATGTTGACTAATAGCTTTTTGGGGTATTAAATAGGGTTTAACTTCCACTTTTGCAGACCATTTCCCTACTCGAATCCAATGAGGAATATTTAATTCTTGAGAACTTATTAAAAAAGTATGATATTCACTACCAACAGCCAATTCTTTCGCCCTTCCATAGTTAATTGGATAATTACGATTTGCTCCTTTATCTCCAAACTGTTGAGACTTACCATAATAAGTGGTTTGTGCTGCTTTAAATGTATTAATTTGATAAGACCATCGTAAAGGTTTAGCGGGAAAAACATAAATTTTTAATCGATTAAGATGAGCTAAACTTTGTTCACCAGTGCTATCTAAATAATTAGGTTTTTGTGCGGATTTTCCTTGTAAACGATAGGGATGGGGAATATAAGTTCCTTTAAAAAAAGCATAACTTAACGCCCAATTGTGTAAATATTTTTCGGTTTCGTAGAGAAGACCCATCTCTCTAGTAGCGAAAAAAATATTATCATGTAAGGTTAATTGGCAGTAGTAAATATTCATTATTTTTCTCCATTATTATTCACAAAAAATTGTCTAAAAACTGTTTTTTGTCGTGATTAAGATGCCTTAAATTTCAAAATTCAGTTTGTAGTTAAGCTTGACTTTTAGTATACTTAGAATCCAAGCTCAACTACAGATTAGTTTACTCTGCAATGTTTAAATCAAGAGAAGTTTGTTCATCATCACCTTTTTTCTTGGTTCTACCTTTAGACTTATTTCCTTCAGCTTTAGGAGGTTTAGATTTAGCTAATGAACCATGATTTTCTGAATAGGTTTTAGTCTGTTGATACAACATATTAAGAGTCTCTGTTAATAAAGTATCATTTTGATAAATCCCCGATACTTCATTAATTAAATGGTTTAACTCTTCCCCAAAAATAGTCTTAATTTTTCTCACGGGTTCATCACTTAATAAGGTTTGTACTATCTGACTAGCTTGATGACAAATTTCATCAATGGGTTGATTAACATCTCCCTCTAACCCATCATAAAGAGCTTGGGTAAAACGTAAATTACTAAAAATTTCTCCATCACAAAAAGCAATACCAACTAAGTGATTTTTCATTGTCCCAGTACGAGATTCTTGGGCACCATAACGTTTAGTTCTCAAGATATTACCCAATACATAAATAAACCCTTCATAGGTGCTATCTCGCAATGTTTCTATATTAGGAAAGGTGATTTCAGGAAGAATATGATCTAACTCATTAATGGCACTTCTCATTACTCCTTGTTCACTCATTGTCCCCCCTTCAAAGGGAGCATTAAAAGTAAAAGTACGATGGGATTGTTCATAAGCACTTAATGAGAAAGTCGAATCAGAATAAACCTTAGAACGTTCACTTCCACTATCTCCAATAGCAAAACCATAGATAATACAATCAGGACATTTTTTACAAGAACCTTCTCCATTGTATTCACAGCCTTTTTCTTTATCATTTTTATCGGCTGTAGTAATATTCAACGAACGTAATAATTCTCTTCCTGTTAATCTTTCAGGAGTTGTCTGTTTACGTTTAAACATCACTAACCGACTGAGAGAATCTTTAGCCATTAAACCAGCTTGAGTGCGTACTGTATTTAAGACTCCATCTGTTTGAAATACAGGGAAAGATTGACTATGACGTAACATAATAAAGTGAACATAATTAGCTGAAGCTAAACGGGGAAAAGCAGACTGAAATTGAGGTTTCAAGGTTTCGAGAATAGACATTGATTTGACTCCTTGTTGAGTAATGAGTTGAATTTTAAACGCCAAAATAGTACCTTTACACAGTAATAGTGATTATTGATCTTCAGATGACTTTTGTTGTTGAGAACTGTTTGATTTTTCCTCGAAAGCTAATAATTTGTAAGCAGATTCAGCACCAGATTTAATGCGGTTTCTGTATTCTTGAAGTAAAGCGCGATCGCCTTTACACATTTGTCCAAATAACTCCTTAACACAAGTAGTCATAAACTGATGAATTGCTTGTAATTCCTGTTGTTTACGAATTTCATAGGGAATACTTTTATCTTGCAATAAAGGACGTTTATACACTTCTTGACGATCTAAAGCGTCATTTAAGATTCCAGCACCTTGCAAGATTAATTCTTCATCATCCCAATGTTCAGGAGTAGAAAGGATCTCTTCCAATGCTTTAGTTAAAGGTAATAAAATTGTATGACTAGACTCGCTCCATTTTACTTGATAAAAAGTTCGATATTGGCGAACTAATTCTTTAGTTAGTTTTAATTTTTCAGTCATGATTGTATCTCCTTGAGCAAAAATTTCAGCAAATTTCCAGTAACGTTGCACTTCTTGAGGGGAAGCTTCCCGTTGATCTTCTCGTAATTTTTCATCAGCAATTGAAAACACATTTAAAACATCAGTTATCACCTCCCTAACTGTACTGTTTAAAGCTTGCCAACGCGCATCAGGTGGATTACTCCGGTTATCAAGATGTATTGTATAGATAGTCAGTAAACGTTTTAAAGCAACTGATAACTCTTGAATCCGTAAAGAAGTTGATAATTTTAACAACTGCCAAAAACCTGCTGGAGCATCTAAAATTACTGAGTCTAAAAAGTCATTATCACTGTTGTATAAGGGAACAGAACTACTGGTAGCAATGACTTTTACCCCAAGCAAAATAGGTAAAGCTAATGTCAAAAATGCCGGATCAATCCAAGCTTCAGTTAACGTTTTTCCTCTAGTAGTAGTATAAACTGTTCCCATAAAAGGAATATCTGCACGAGAATATTTATCTTTAAATCTTCCTACTTCTGCTTCTTCTTTACGCCATTGCAAAGAACGCAGACTATCTAAATTCATGTCTTCGTGCAACCAATGTTTACGCACATCCCAAAGATTAACTCGTTTCATATCATTGACTAATGAACGAATGGCAGCAGCTATTTGAGGGGAATAAACATAAGCAGGGAAAATATAGAGAAATACAGGTTGTTGATCTTCAAATTTTCCTGATGGGACTGTCCATAAAGCTTGGCGTAATAACATTTCTAAAGCCCAAATTTTAGATATTCCTCGTTTAATTTTCCCCCCACCCAAAGGATTTTTATTGCTATATTGTTGAGGTTTAAAAAGTACCACTGAATCCATTTGATCTTCGGAAATAAATTCCCCTGAACTTAGAGAGCAAATAGGTTGTTTAGACGATTGAGTCTTAGCCATGATATAAGTTGATAATTCTTGAGATAAATTAGGAGTAGAACTTTGCCAACCTTGTATTTCTAAGTATTGTTCAAGATAGCTATTAAATACTTCAAAAGTAGAACTAGAATGGGAAGAAAGTAATTGATTACTTGTTGCCCAATCTGCTAATTGTTGACAAAAATCAACTAATTTTCCTGACACATCCTCTAAGCTAAGGGTAAAATGATTAGCAATATAATTAGCAGCAACTCGATACCAACCGTAATTAACACCTCCTGATTGTTCTTGAGTTTGTTCTGCTGTAATTTGCTTTTCTAAACCCCAAAATTGTAATGTCCAATCAATAAATTCAGGTGAGTCAGCTAAAAATTCCCTTTGTGCCAAAATGATTAATTCAGCTATTCTATCTGCTCGTAAATCTGCACCTTTTTCTAATAATTGACGTTCTATCTCTGTTAATTCCAATTTTTCTAAACGTTTAGGGGTAGCTGGTACTTTGGCATTAGCTACTTTTACGTTAATAACATCAGCCAGATTACGGATTAGTTGTACCGGGGTAAATAATTCTAAGGTTTGAGGGGCAACTTTTAATCCTTTACCATCTCGCTTAAACCCAATTTCTCCTTTTAACATACTACTAGCCAATAATTGACTTATTTCCTGCCAGATAAATCCCTGCAATTCCATCTTTTCAGGACTTGTATAATCAATAGGAGCAAGATAAATAACACCTTGAGCAAAAAATAGTAAGGGTTGCCAGTTTAAGTCTTTAGCAAATCTCAAAGTAGCATTATGGATGCCATTAGATAAAATTCCTAATGTATCCCTCAGACGGTGGTAAACTAAGGCTTTTTTAATGCCTAAAAATCGTAAATGTTCTCTCAAGCGATCGCCTCCTGTTTTGCTGATAATATCAGCCGGATCTTGCAAATGAACGGCTATATCACCAAAGGCTAAAAGACGACGCAAGGGAAGATCTAAACGACGTGAATCTGCAAGTGTAAATAAGGGATAATTAGCAGGAATAGCATTAGTTCCGGCTTTGAATTGAGTATTTTGAGCAAGATAGACAATTTCAGGTAGATATTGTTCCCAATCAGACCAGAAAGCCTGAAAGTTGAGTTTTTTGCCTAATTCTTGACAGATATTGATAATTTCATTAATATTAGAAACCTTTGGAGATTCTTCACCATGACCAAGACAATATTTGTTATAGTCATGTAAAGTCAACCCTAAACAAAGTAAATACTTTTCAATATCTGATAAAGGTTTAGTAAGGTGATCAACTAAATTCCAAGCAGTTAGTAAAGCGTTAAGAACATGAACTAACAAATTTTGATCGGCTTTATCAGAAAATCTTTTAGCATTTTCTTGTGCATAACGATTACCGATAGCTATTAAATTTTGATAATGAATTTGTTGAGAACCACCGAGTGCTGGAATTAAAGCAAATTCTGGTTCCATTGCTGGTAATACTGTTTCCAAATAAGAAATTAAAATTGGATCAGTATCTTGTGAGATTGTTTCTAACAGTAATATTTGTAGTAAAGTCATTTGAGTAATTAGTAATCAGTGATTAGTCGAGGATGAATAATATTAAGTCCGTAGAGGTTAGAAAATTAGCGATCGCTCTCGATAAAATTTCGTTAATTTCCAGTTGAGAGCTTCTAACAGTAAAGCATCTTGATTAAATGCACAAGCATAAGCTTGTTCTGAAGCATCTTTTAAGCGATACAAACCAAACAAAGGATTCAAATGTAAACAATAACTAACCTCCCAATGGCTT is part of the Rippkaea orientalis PCC 8801 genome and harbors:
- the cas1d gene encoding type I-D CRISPR-associated endonuclease Cas1d → MSILYLTQPDAVLSKKQEAFHVALKQEDGSWKKQLIPAQTVEQIVLIGYPSITGEALCYALELGIPVHYLSCFGKYLGSALPGYSRNGQLRLAQYHVHDNEEQRLALVKTVVTGKIHNQYHVLYRYQQKDNPLKEHKQLVKSKTTLEQVRGVEGLAAKDYFNVFKLILDSQWNFNGRNRRPPTDPVNALLSFAYGLLRVQVTAAVHIAGLDPYIGYLHETTRGQPAMVLDLMEEFRPLIADSLVLSVISHKEIKPTDFNESLGAYLLSDSGRKTFLQAFERKLNTEFKHPVFGYQCSYRRSIELQARLFSRYLQENIPYKSLSLR
- the cas5d gene encoding type I-D CRISPR-associated protein Cas5/Csc1 — its product is MNIYYCQLTLHDNIFFATREMGLLYETEKYLHNWALSYAFFKGTYIPHPYRLQGKSAQKPNYLDSTGEQSLAHLNRLKIYVFPAKPLRWSYQINTFKAAQTTYYGKSQQFGDKGANRNYPINYGRAKELAVGSEYHTFLISSQELNIPHWIRVGKWSAKVEVKPYLIPQKAISQHSGTYLCDHPLNPIDLPFNQELLLYNRIVMPPVSLVSQAQLQGNYSKINKNNWNDCPSDLTDLPQQICLPLGVNYGAGYIASAS
- the cas7d gene encoding type I-D CRISPR-associated protein Cas7/Csc2 — translated: MSILETLKPQFQSAFPRLASANYVHFIMLRHSQSFPVFQTDGVLNTVRTQAGLMAKDSLSRLVMFKRKQTTPERLTGRELLRSLNITTADKNDKEKGCEYNGEGSCKKCPDCIIYGFAIGDSGSERSKVYSDSTFSLSAYEQSHRTFTFNAPFEGGTMSEQGVMRSAINELDHILPEITFPNIETLRDSTYEGFIYVLGNILRTKRYGAQESRTGTMKNHLVGIAFCDGEIFSNLRFTQALYDGLEGDVNQPIDEICHQASQIVQTLLSDEPVRKIKTIFGEELNHLINEVSGIYQNDTLLTETLNMLYQQTKTYSENHGSLAKSKPPKAEGNKSKGRTKKKGDDEQTSLDLNIAE
- the cas4 gene encoding CRISPR-associated protein Cas4, encoding MIDNYLPLAYLNAFEYCTRRFYWEYVLGEMANNEHIIIGRHLHRNINQEGIIKEEDTIIHRQQWVWSDRLQIKGIIDAVEEKESSLVPVEYKKGRMSQHLNDHFQLCAAALCLEEKTGKIITYGEIFYHANRRRQRVDFSDRLRCSTEQAIHHTHELVNQKMPSPINNSKKCRDCSLKTMCLPKEVKQLRNSLISD
- the cas10d gene encoding type I-D CRISPR-associated protein Cas10d/Csc3 produces the protein MTLLQILLLETISQDTDPILISYLETVLPAMEPEFALIPALGGSQQIHYQNLIAIGNRYAQENAKRFSDKADQNLLVHVLNALLTAWNLVDHLTKPLSDIEKYLLCLGLTLHDYNKYCLGHGEESPKVSNINEIINICQELGKKLNFQAFWSDWEQYLPEIVYLAQNTQFKAGTNAIPANYPLFTLADSRRLDLPLRRLLAFGDIAVHLQDPADIISKTGGDRLREHLRFLGIKKALVYHRLRDTLGILSNGIHNATLRFAKDLNWQPLLFFAQGVIYLAPIDYTSPEKMELQGFIWQEISQLLASSMLKGEIGFKRDGKGLKVAPQTLELFTPVQLIRNLADVINVKVANAKVPATPKRLEKLELTEIERQLLEKGADLRADRIAELIILAQREFLADSPEFIDWTLQFWGLEKQITAEQTQEQSGGVNYGWYRVAANYIANHFTLSLEDVSGKLVDFCQQLADWATSNQLLSSHSSSTFEVFNSYLEQYLEIQGWQSSTPNLSQELSTYIMAKTQSSKQPICSLSSGEFISEDQMDSVVLFKPQQYSNKNPLGGGKIKRGISKIWALEMLLRQALWTVPSGKFEDQQPVFLYIFPAYVYSPQIAAAIRSLVNDMKRVNLWDVRKHWLHEDMNLDSLRSLQWRKEEAEVGRFKDKYSRADIPFMGTVYTTTRGKTLTEAWIDPAFLTLALPILLGVKVIATSSSVPLYNSDNDFLDSVILDAPAGFWQLLKLSTSLRIQELSVALKRLLTIYTIHLDNRSNPPDARWQALNSTVREVITDVLNVFSIADEKLREDQREASPQEVQRYWKFAEIFAQGDTIMTEKLKLTKELVRQYRTFYQVKWSESSHTILLPLTKALEEILSTPEHWDDEELILQGAGILNDALDRQEVYKRPLLQDKSIPYEIRKQQELQAIHQFMTTCVKELFGQMCKGDRALLQEYRNRIKSGAESAYKLLAFEEKSNSSQQQKSSEDQ
- the cas2 gene encoding CRISPR-associated endonuclease Cas2, translating into MNTLFYLIIYDLPATKAGNKRRKRLYEMLCGYGNWTQLSVFECFLTAVQFANLQSKLENLIQPNEDSVRIYILDAGSVRKTLTYGSEKPRQVDTLIL
- the cas6 gene encoding CRISPR system precrRNA processing endoribonuclease RAMP protein Cas6: MVQDILPQLHKYQLQSLVIELGVAKQGKLPATLSRAIHACVLNWLSLADSQLANQIHDSQISPLCLSGLIGNRRQPYSLLGDYFLLRIGVLQPSLIKPLLKGIEAQETQTLELGKFPFIIRQVYSMPQSHKLSQLTDYYSLALYSPTMTEIQLKFLSPTSFKQIQGVQPFPLPELVFNSLLRKWNHFAPQELKFPEIQWQSFVSAFELKTHALKMEGGAEIGSQGWVKYCFKDTEQARIASILSHFAFYAGVGRKTTMGMGQTQLLVNT